A region of Arabidopsis thaliana chromosome 5, partial sequence DNA encodes the following proteins:
- the CYP708A2 gene encoding cytochrome P450, family 708, subfamily A, polypeptide 2 (''cytochrome P450, family 708, subfamily A, polypeptide 2'' (CYP708A2); FUNCTIONS IN: thalianol hydroxylase activity, oxygen binding; INVOLVED IN: thalianol metabolic process, root development; LOCATED IN: endoplasmic reticulum; EXPRESSED IN: hypocotyl, root, callus; CONTAINS InterPro DOMAIN/s: Cytochrome P450 (InterPro:IPR001128), Cytochrome P450, E-class, group IV (InterPro:IPR002403), Cytochrome P450, conserved site (InterPro:IPR017972); BEST Arabidopsis thaliana protein match is: cytochrome P450, family 708, subfamily A, polypeptide 3 (TAIR:AT1G78490.1); Has 28655 Blast hits to 28585 proteins in 1591 species: Archae - 49; Bacteria - 4965; Metazoa - 10231; Fungi - 5005; Plants - 7168; Viruses - 6; Other Eukaryotes - 1231 (source: NCBI BLink).) yields the protein MSFVWSAAVWVIAVAAVVISKWLYRWSNPKCNGKLPPGSMGLPIIGETCDFFEPHGLYEISPFVKKRMLKYGPLFRTNIFGSNTVVLTEPDIIFEVFRQENKSFVFSYPEAFVKPFGKENVFLKHGNIHKHVKQISLQHLGSEALKKKMIGEIDRVTYEHLRSKANQGSFDAKEAVESVIMAHLTPKIISNLKPETQATLVDNIMALGSEWFQSPLKLTTLISIYKVFIARRYALQVIKDVFTRRKASREMCGDFLDTMVEEGEKEDVIFNEESAINLIFAILVVAKESTSSVTSLAIKFLAENHKALAELKREHAAILQNRNGKGAGVSWEEYRHQMTFTNMVINETLRMANMAPIMYRKAVNDVEIKGYTIPAGWIVAVIPPAVHFNDAIYENPLEFNPWRWEGKELRSGSKTFMVFGGGVRQCVGAEFARLQISIFIHHLVTTYDFSLAQESEFIRAPLPYFPKGLPIKISQSL from the exons ATGAGCTTCGTGTGGTCCGCTGCGGTGTGGGTCATAGCTGTAGCCGCTGTTGTGATTAGCAAATGGTTATACCGATGGTCGAACCCGAAGTGCAATGGCAAGTTACCACCGGGATCAATGGGTTTACCGATCATCGGAGAGACATGCGACTTCTTTGAGCCCCATGGATTATACGAGATCTCACCCTTTGTCAAGAAGAGGATGTTAAA GTACGGGCCATTGTTTCGGACAAATATTTTCGGATCGAACACCGTGGTTTTGACAGAACCTGATATCATCTTCGAAGTTTTTCGGCAAGAGAACAAGTCTTTTGTGTTTAGCTATCCAGAAGCTTTTGTCAAGccatttggaaaagaaaacgtGTTCCTCAAACATGGAAACATCCACAAGCACGTCAAGCAAATCAGTCTTCAACATCTTGGCTCTGaggctttaaaaaaaaagatgatagGAGAAATAGACAGAGTAACCTATGAGCATCTTAGATCGAAGGCTAACCAGGGTAGCTTCGATGCTAAGGAGGCAGTTGAAAGT GTTATAATGGCGCACTTGACCCCAAAGATAATAAGTAACCTCAAACCAGAAACACAAGCAACTCTTGTGGACAATATAATGGCCCTAGGATCTGAATGGTTTCAGTCACCCTTGAAGCTTACGACTTTGATTTCTATCTACAAAGTCTTTATT GCACGTAGATACGCCCTCCAGGTGATAAAGGACGTTTTCACGAGGAGGAAAGCGTCCAGAGAAATGTGCGGAGACTTCCTCGACACAATGGTAGAAGAGGGGGAGAAAGAAGACGTCATTTTTAATGAAGAAAGTGCTATAAATCTCATATTCGCTATTTTGGTCGTCGCTAAAGAATCTACCTCTTCCGTTACTAGCTTGGCCATCAAATTTCTTGCCGAAAACCATAAAGCTCTCGCAGAGTTGAAg AGGGAGCATGCGGCCATCCTTCAAAATAGAAATGGTAAAGGAGCTGGAGTTAGCTGGGAAGAATACAGACACCAAATGACTTTCACTAACAtg GTGATAAATGAGACTCTTCGAATGGCAAACATGGCTCCTATAATGTATAGAAAGGCTGTGAACGATGTCGAAATCAAAG GTTACACAATTCCAGCGGGCTGGATTGTGGCGGTTATACCACCAGCTGTCCATTTCAATGATGCTATTTATGAGAATCCTTTGGAGTTCAATCCATGGAGATGGGAG GGGAAAGAGTTGCGGTCTGGATCTAAGACGTTCATGGTGTTTGGAGGTGGAGTGAGACAGTGTGTCGGCGCGGAGTTTGCGAGACTACAAATTTCTATCTTCATTCATCATCTTGTAACAACCTACGATTTCTCATTGGCCCAAGAATCGGAGTTCATCCGTGCACCACTCCCATACTTCCCCAAAGGACTGCCTATCAAGATTTCCCAGTCACTCTAG
- the CYP708A2 gene encoding cytochrome P450, family 708, subfamily A, polypeptide 2 (''cytochrome P450, family 708, subfamily A, polypeptide 2'' (CYP708A2); FUNCTIONS IN: thalianol hydroxylase activity, oxygen binding; INVOLVED IN: thalianol metabolic process, root development; LOCATED IN: endoplasmic reticulum; EXPRESSED IN: hypocotyl, root, callus; CONTAINS InterPro DOMAIN/s: Cytochrome P450 (InterPro:IPR001128), Cytochrome P450, E-class, group IV (InterPro:IPR002403), Cytochrome P450, conserved site (InterPro:IPR017972); BEST Arabidopsis thaliana protein match is: cytochrome P450, family 708, subfamily A, polypeptide 3 (TAIR:AT1G78490.1); Has 28765 Blast hits to 28695 proteins in 1599 species: Archae - 49; Bacteria - 5026; Metazoa - 10250; Fungi - 5008; Plants - 7191; Viruses - 6; Other Eukaryotes - 1235 (source: NCBI BLink).), with the protein MDRRGKYWAGPMWIGLSMCGSGSDTILECRLRLFKLQRQNQMSFVWSAAVWVIAVAAVVISKWLYRWSNPKCNGKLPPGSMGLPIIGETCDFFEPHGLYEISPFVKKRMLKYGPLFRTNIFGSNTVVLTEPDIIFEVFRQENKSFVFSYPEAFVKPFGKENVFLKHGNIHKHVKQISLQHLGSEALKKKMIGEIDRVTYEHLRSKANQGSFDAKEAVESVIMAHLTPKIISNLKPETQATLVDNIMALGSEWFQSPLKLTTLISIYKVFIARRYALQVIKDVFTRRKASREMCGDFLDTMVEEGEKEDVIFNEESAINLIFAILVVAKESTSSVTSLAIKFLAENHKALAELKREHAAILQNRNGKGAGVSWEEYRHQMTFTNMVINETLRMANMAPIMYRKAVNDVEIKGYTIPAGWIVAVIPPAVHFNDAIYENPLEFNPWRWEGKELRSGSKTFMVFGGGVRQCVGAEFARLQISIFIHHLVTTYDFSLAQESEFIRAPLPYFPKGLPIKISQSL; encoded by the exons ATGGATCGACGGGGCAAGTATTGGGCCGGACCGATGTGGATCGGGTTGAGTATGTGCGGATcgggctctgataccatattagaGT GTAGGTTAAGATTATTCAAACTTCAAAGGCAAAACCAAATGAGCTTCGTGTGGTCCGCTGCGGTGTGGGTCATAGCTGTAGCCGCTGTTGTGATTAGCAAATGGTTATACCGATGGTCGAACCCGAAGTGCAATGGCAAGTTACCACCGGGATCAATGGGTTTACCGATCATCGGAGAGACATGCGACTTCTTTGAGCCCCATGGATTATACGAGATCTCACCCTTTGTCAAGAAGAGGATGTTAAA GTACGGGCCATTGTTTCGGACAAATATTTTCGGATCGAACACCGTGGTTTTGACAGAACCTGATATCATCTTCGAAGTTTTTCGGCAAGAGAACAAGTCTTTTGTGTTTAGCTATCCAGAAGCTTTTGTCAAGccatttggaaaagaaaacgtGTTCCTCAAACATGGAAACATCCACAAGCACGTCAAGCAAATCAGTCTTCAACATCTTGGCTCTGaggctttaaaaaaaaagatgatagGAGAAATAGACAGAGTAACCTATGAGCATCTTAGATCGAAGGCTAACCAGGGTAGCTTCGATGCTAAGGAGGCAGTTGAAAGT GTTATAATGGCGCACTTGACCCCAAAGATAATAAGTAACCTCAAACCAGAAACACAAGCAACTCTTGTGGACAATATAATGGCCCTAGGATCTGAATGGTTTCAGTCACCCTTGAAGCTTACGACTTTGATTTCTATCTACAAAGTCTTTATT GCACGTAGATACGCCCTCCAGGTGATAAAGGACGTTTTCACGAGGAGGAAAGCGTCCAGAGAAATGTGCGGAGACTTCCTCGACACAATGGTAGAAGAGGGGGAGAAAGAAGACGTCATTTTTAATGAAGAAAGTGCTATAAATCTCATATTCGCTATTTTGGTCGTCGCTAAAGAATCTACCTCTTCCGTTACTAGCTTGGCCATCAAATTTCTTGCCGAAAACCATAAAGCTCTCGCAGAGTTGAAg AGGGAGCATGCGGCCATCCTTCAAAATAGAAATGGTAAAGGAGCTGGAGTTAGCTGGGAAGAATACAGACACCAAATGACTTTCACTAACAtg GTGATAAATGAGACTCTTCGAATGGCAAACATGGCTCCTATAATGTATAGAAAGGCTGTGAACGATGTCGAAATCAAAG GTTACACAATTCCAGCGGGCTGGATTGTGGCGGTTATACCACCAGCTGTCCATTTCAATGATGCTATTTATGAGAATCCTTTGGAGTTCAATCCATGGAGATGGGAG GGGAAAGAGTTGCGGTCTGGATCTAAGACGTTCATGGTGTTTGGAGGTGGAGTGAGACAGTGTGTCGGCGCGGAGTTTGCGAGACTACAAATTTCTATCTTCATTCATCATCTTGTAACAACCTACGATTTCTCATTGGCCCAAGAATCGGAGTTCATCCGTGCACCACTCCCATACTTCCCCAAAGGACTGCCTATCAAGATTTCCCAGTCACTCTAG